In Ptiloglossa arizonensis isolate GNS036 chromosome 6, iyPtiAriz1_principal, whole genome shotgun sequence, a single window of DNA contains:
- the Pcid2 gene encoding PCI domain-containing protein 2 produces MDLYIIQVRRMWLNQDGDSLADLLSLRHSHVSIPQIVSETTMTKVMEHLYAPLDDLVLYHLKTIVAMNKDDPLAMYIYQSSAVQSLTKILQMQKEENWMLPVMNVMCLELRLLAVCAENTKSNKSMKPGEILEKCADCLMGCFRVCACDNRSSEDDTKRWGMLTLVNQLLKIYFRINKLHLCKPLIRAIESSPYKAHFALAQQITYKFFVGRKAMFDSDYKAADEYLTYAFEHCHKQSSKNKRLILTYLVPVKMLLGYMPKHSLLQKYNLMEFWELMEAVKKGDLRNLEKVMEKHESFFIGAGIYLIVEKLKIIAYRNLFKKVYLVLNIHQIPVQSLFLALQMHKIDDVDMDEVECIVANLIYEGKIKGYISHQHKKLVISKQNPFPRLSTIP; encoded by the exons ATGGATTTATACATAATACag GTCAGACGTATGTGGTTAAATCAGGATGGAGATTCTTTAGcg gaTTTATTGTCTCTGAGACATAGTCATGTCTCAATTCCTCAAATAGTATCTGAAACTACAATGACAAAAGTAATGGAACATTTATATGCTCCTCTCGATGACCTAGTACTTTACCATTTAAA aACTATAGTAGCAATGAACAAGGATGATCCATTAGCTATGTATATTTATCAAAGTTCTGCAGTACAGTCTTTAACAAAGATCCTTCAAatgcaaaaagaagaaaactggATGTTACCTGTTATGAATGTAATGTGTTTAGAATTGAGACTATTAGCAGTATGTGCTGAAAATACAAAAAGCAACAAAAGTATGAAACCTGGAGAAATCTTAGAAAAGTGTGCAGATTGTCTCATGGGCTGTTTTCGAGTATGTGCTTGCGATAATCGCAGTTCAGAAGATGATACAAAAAGATGGGGAATGTTAACATTAGTTAATCAGTTATTAAAGATTTACTTTagaattaataaattacatCTATGTAAACCTTTAATAAGAGCAATAGAATCATCTCCATACAAAGCACACTTTGCATTAGCACAACAAATTACTTATAAGTTCTTTGTAGGTCGTAAGGCAATGTTTGATAGTGATTACAAAGCTG cTGATGAATACTTGACTTATGCATTTGAACATTGTCATAAACAATCATCAAAAAACAAACGATTAATTTTGACATATCTTGTACCAGTAAAGATGTTACTAGGATACATGCCAAAACATAGCTTATTACAAAAGTATAATTTAATGGAATTTTGGGAATTAATGGAAGCTGTAAAAAAAGGAGATTTACGTAATCTTGAGAAAGTGATGGAAAAACATGAATCATTTTTTATAGGAGCAGGAATATATTTAattgtggaaaaattgaaaataatagcttatagaaatttatttaaaaaagtataTTTAGTATTAAATATACATCAGATTCCTGTTCAAAGTTTGTTTTTGGCTCTACAGATGCATAAAATTGATGATGTGGATATGGATGAAGTAGAGTGCATTGTTGCAAATTTAATATATGAAGGAAAAATTAAAGGTTACATATCTCATCAACATAAGAAGCTGGTTATCTCCAAACAAAATCCCTTTCCTCGACTTTCAACAA